In the genome of Ferrovibrio terrae, the window GCTGCGCGACATCCTGGAAAAGACCATTGACTGCGACAGCCTGCATGACTGCATCTCGGTGAAACTGTTCGTCTGCGCCACCGACGTGCTGGAAAGCAAGATCAAGGTGTTCCAGAACCAGGAACTCAGTATCGACGCCCTGCTCGCCTCGGCCTGCCTGCCGCAGCTGTTCCAGGCGGTGAAGATCGGCAAGAGCTATTACTGGGACGGCGGCTTCATGGGCAACCCGCCGATTTTCCCGATCATCTACAATTGCGACTGCCGCGACGTGCTGATCGTGCAGATCAACCCGATGAAGATTCCCGGCGTGCCGAAAACTCCGCAGGCCATTCTTGATCGCGCCAATACGCTGAGTTTCAATTCCAGCCTGGTGCGCGAGATGCGGGCGATCAACTTCGTCACCCGGCTGGTCGAATCCGGCTTCGACGATGGCGGTCGACTGAAGCATATGCTGATCCACACCATCGATGCGGAAGAGCAGCTGGCCGCCTTTGGCGCCACCAGCAAATACAATGTCGACTGGGGTTTCCTGCAGAAGCTCTATGCGCTCGGCCGCCGGCAGGCCACTACCTTCCTGCGCAAGCATTACGATGCCGTCGGCAAGACCTCGACCACCGACATCGCCGCGAAG includes:
- a CDS encoding patatin-like phospholipase family protein, whose translation is MAKLTATRRLRKRKPINLALQGGGTHGAFTWGVLDRLLEEDCFEIEGISGTSAGAMNAAVLAYGLHKGGPDMARASLREFWKRVADAAALSPFRPTLLDQWFKFGGIDYSPSYQLMELTTKLASPYQTLSGGENPLRDILEKTIDCDSLHDCISVKLFVCATDVLESKIKVFQNQELSIDALLASACLPQLFQAVKIGKSYYWDGGFMGNPPIFPIIYNCDCRDVLIVQINPMKIPGVPKTPQAILDRANTLSFNSSLVREMRAINFVTRLVESGFDDGGRLKHMLIHTIDAEEQLAAFGATSKYNVDWGFLQKLYALGRRQATTFLRKHYDAVGKTSTTDIAAKFL